The genomic region TTTTACCTTTGGTCCATTTTTGATGGAATATTTGCCTGCTATTTTAGGAGATTCTCAACCATATTTGTGTTTAGTAGTATTTTCCAAGGCTATACTTCGGAAAGTTTGCTCAAGTTTGTTATTCAAAGTATATTTTCATCCTCACgtggtttaaattatgttttaaataagtttgtgtttgagtttttaacattaacattaggTATTAGTTTTGCATTGCCAGTCTTAGTTTTGTGTGAACACATCTTTCGTTTTCACTGAAGGCACGGTTGGCGTGCGGAGTTTTGCAATAACTGGTTTGGATAAAAACAAACGCTGCACAGGAATGTTTTCTTTTTGTCTGCTTCAGAAAAAAATGGCCAAGTTTACAATTTTCAATAACTTGAGTCATTAAATGCTGATTATTCTCTAAGAAAGTACATTTGTAGCGAGATAGCAAAAcgtataacataaaaaaacagaaacGCTTTGAAGAGAGGTGATGAAAAAAAGGCGGCACCTcgagaaaaaaaaagtgattcgACTGgattgtatgtgtgtatttagttgtagtattgttttttttctgataaaaTACAGACATTTTGATAGCCTTCAAAGATGCAACGTGATTAGTGCTATTATCAACGCAATGTGTCAACAATAcagatgtttttaattaaaacgtagataaaggaaaaaagaaaacaggGGCGGCACTGATAGTGTTTTTGGTTGAGATACCTTTGACAAAGGCGCGATCTTGTGGCCAGTTGAGGAACTGCATGAGTAAACATTCTCCATCACAAAAACCCGCCAGGTGTGTGCTGTAACTTTTATCACTTACTCTTTCTGTTCTTTTAGAAGAAACCCAAAATGCTGGTCATTCTGTTTGCAACGATTGTCTTGCATTTGACAAGCCTTATCATTCTCTTCATTGCCACATGTGCCAACGTGAGTATAATTTTTGACTAAATGCTATTGGGTCATATTTTTGATTGGTTTGTGTGTAGAGGTAATCATAAGGCTgttcttttaaacaaaataggCTTGGAGAACACATGGAGATAGGAGTTATGACCTCTGGTATGACTGCACACAAACTAACGGAGGATATAAATGCAGTGGAACTGCTGATGCAGGTGAGTAAGATGACTTCAGTATACCAATATCTTAAATgtttcagaagtttcatttttatgaatgaatcaatttTACAAGCAAAATATGACGTTATAATGGTATTAATAAAGCATGGATGTAAAAATATGAAAGTATTATgtttatttctgatttatttcAGATTGGCTTCAAGCAGTGCAGGCCCTAATGGTCCTCGCCACCATTTTCTGCCTGATTTCCTTCATCATCTTCCTCTGCCAGCTCTTCACTCTCGTAAAGGGAGGTCGCTTCTTCTTCACAGCCGTTTTCCAGATCCTTGCAAGTAAGTATTTCTTCATCTTGTATATTACTTCATCTTATTTATGTGTCTTAATTCTCTCCCTAATCTCCCGAAGGTCTGTTTGTGATGAGCGGTACCATCATCTACACGGTGATGAGTCCACAGTGGAAAAATGATAGCGATACTTACGGATATGCTTTCGTCTTGGCCTGGCTGGCCTTCCCTCTTACGGTCATCAGTGGCTTCATTTACATTATCCTGAGGAAGAAAGAATGAGAGTTCAGCCCTCTGGGATTTTTATTAGAACTGAAATACTGACTCTTAAACGGCCATCTCCTCCAGGCCTAAATATTTAGACCTAATGTGATTAAAGAAGTTGACCATTCATGAAGATTCGATACAGCAAAGACACAGTGAGCATGATGAAAATGAGGGCTGGTGAGCCTATTTATATCACATCTACatggcttttttatttttgtttttgtaaatattaagtgtcaaTGAAGgccctgatttaaaaaaaatactcatgGAGGAGAGATACAGTATAGGAAAAGtataaaattgtttttgtttgttttgtattgtgtgtTATAAACCTTTTCAAATATCTTGATTTTAATAAAGTGTATTCTCAAAGGGAATTTCTTGATGTTGAAATGAAGTTTTTCTTATAAcctaattacaaaataataaagcaaaaaaaaggtgttgttttgtttgtgtttggaaATTCTTGGAAATGGTGCTATGTATATTAACCATTGCTGAACTTTATAGGTAGATATACCTATAGGATGTTTGTCAGTTCtcacaaaaacattttatatgcatatttacctGTGAACACTTTATGGTATATCTTCcttctgtattgttttttttttttttggaaaaaaaata from Danio aesculapii chromosome 3, fDanAes4.1, whole genome shotgun sequence harbors:
- the pmp22a gene encoding peripheral myelin protein 22a, with the protein product MLVILFATIVLHLTSLIILFIATCANAWRTHGDRSYDLWYDCTQTNGGYKCSGTADADWLQAVQALMVLATIFCLISFIIFLCQLFTLVKGGRFFFTAVFQILASLFVMSGTIIYTVMSPQWKNDSDTYGYAFVLAWLAFPLTVISGFIYIILRKKE